TGCATTGACTGTTTGCTCTTGACAAGCGTTCGTGGCTGCAATACTATTAAACACTTGTTTTAGAACGAGGGTTTCGCTGGCCGGGGCCGCTGTTATCCGGGCAGAGTCAAGGAGCAGATCACAATGGTCACGAAGCGGGAAAAGGCAAATTATACGATCCAATCCGTTTCTCACGCCCTCGACATACTCGAGTCATTCACGAAGACCGAGGACGAACTGGGTGTGACCGAATTATCAAAGCGGCTGGGACTGCACAAGAACAATGTTTTCCGGCTGCTCGCTACGCTGGAGCACCGCGGCTACATCGATCAGAACAAGGCTACCGAAAACTACCGGCTCGGCCCTAAAACTCTCCAGATCGGCGCCATTTTCATCGAGCAGCGTGAATGCCGCCGCCAGGCGCGTCCCATCATAGAGAACCTCATGGCCCGGTCCGGCGAGACAGCGGTCGTTGCCGTGCTTCGCGGGATCAAGGTCATCTACATGGACAGTGTCGAGACGAACAGGACGGTCCGCGCCGTATCCCGCATTGGAGCGATGCTTCCCGCTCACTGCACCGCCATGGGCAAAGCCCAGCTAGCCGTCCTTCCCGTTGAGGAAATAGAGCGGCTCTACCCTGAAGCGTCCCTGCAGCCCATGACCGAAAAAAGCATCAAAACGAGGGAGGCTCTTCTGACGGAATTGCGGAAAACCGCAAACAAGGGATACGCCATCGAGAACGAGGAGTGCGATCTGGATGTAAGGAGCGCGGCAGTGCCAGTCAGGGACTTCTCGAAAAATGTCATCGCTGCGATCGGAATCGTAGCTCCGTCCGCCCGGCTGACCGATGAGCGGCTTGAAAATGGCGGTGTTCTCTCCTTCATCCAGGAGGCGGGCAAGGCCCTCTCGTCGAAACTCGGCTACATCGCCCCTTCGGGGAAAAAATGATCTGCCTGTCCGTTCCATGCGAGGGGTTCTATCCGCGGGGATGCATTATCACGGCCTCCGCAATCCTTTAGAATTCATCCTGTTATTGACACTTCCGCTCCAGCTGTGTTATTATCGCGACAATGACGATTGAACATAAATGGGAACATCTCAAGGAACTGCTCCGCGAGATGGGCTCCGCAGTCATTGCTTACTCCGGCGGCGTTGACAGCTCCCTGGTACTGAGGGCCGCCGTTGAGGTCATGGGTCCACGTGTCATAGCCGTCACCGCGGATTCCCAAACCTATCCTCCGGCCGAACTCGCTGAAGCAAGCGGGTTCGCCCGCTCCCTCGGCGTCGATCACCGCGTCATTCAAACCGACGAACTTGCCTGCGAGGAATTTGCGGCCAATCCTCCCGATCGCTGTTATTTCTGCAAGAAGGAGCTGTTCGGCAAGTTGAAGGATATTGCCGGGGGCGAGGGGATCCCCTTCATCCTGGATGGTTCGAATGCCGATGACCTGAAGGACTTCCGGCCGGGCAGCAGGGCCGCAGCGGAGTTCAGGGTCAGAAGCCCGTTGAGGGAAGCCGGGTTCACCAAGAATGACGTACGTGATTGCGCCAGGCTGCTGGCTCTGCCTCTCTGGGACAAGCCGTCCGCGGCCTGCCTGTCTTCCCGCATACCCTACGGTAGAAGGATAACACCGGACATTTTGAAGACCATCCTGTCGGCCGAAGACCACCTCCATGCACTCGGCATCGGCCAGGTGCGCGTCCGTCATCATGGCGATACGGCAAGGATAGAGATAGACCGGCGTGATTTCAGCCTGCTGCTCTCTGATGAGACGGCCCGGACCATAGTAAGCGGACTCAAGGCGCTCGGCTATACCTACGTCTGCATCGATCTCGAAGGGTATCGGACGGGCAGTATGAATGAGGGCATCCTCCGACACACAGAAGGCGGAGCGGGGAGCCGGGAAAAAATGATGCTCGATGCAGGATGCAGGAAACCATGAAAGGATGCCGTATCATCCCTCGTGGCTCATGGACCCTCATCACAAAGGAGTAGTGCATGAAGGTGCTTGTCGTAGGCGGCGGGGGAAGGGAGCATGCGCTGGTCTGGAAGATTGCGCAGAGCCCGAGAGTGAAGCGTATCTTTGCGGCGCCGGGGAACGCCGGCATTGCAAACCTCGCGGAATGCGTCCCGATTAAAGCTGAAGATATCAAGGGGCTGCTGGAATTCGCGCGATCCAGGGCCGTTGATCTGACACTGGTCGGGCCTGAAGGGCCGCTCTCCATGGGAATCGTGGACGAGTTCACGAAGGCCGGTCTCAGCATCTTCGGACCCAGCGGCAAGGCGGCGATCATCGAGGGAAGCAAGCGGTTCTCCAAGGACCTGATGAAGAAGTACGATATCCCGACGGCGGACTATGCGGTTTTCACCGATCAAGCCCGGGCAGAAGCCTACGTGCGGGATAAGGGGGCGCCCATCGTGGTCAAGGCCGACGGCTTGGCCGCGGGCAAGGGTGTCGTCGTGGCCGAGTCCGTTGAAGATGCAGTGAACGCCCTGGACCTCATCATGGCGCAGAAGGCCTACGGTGCGGCCGGAGAACGGGTCGTGGTCGAAGAGTGCCTCAAGGGTGAAGAAGCATCGTTCATGGCTTTTTCCGACGGCAAGACCGTCGTGCCGATGGCGTCATCGCAGGACCATAAGCGGGTGTTCGATGCGGACAAGGGGCCGAACACGGGCGGTATGGGGGCCTACTCTCCGGCCCCGATCGTGACGGCGAAACTGGAACGCCAGGTCATGGAGACGATCATGATTCCAACGGTGCGGGCCATGGAGAAGGAAGACCGGCTGTTCCAGGGAGTGTTGTACGCCGGGCTCATGATACACAACGGGGAGGCTAGGGTGCTGGAGTTCAACGCACGCTTCGGCGATCCGGAGACACAGCCCATCATGGCCCGTCTCGACACGGACCTCATCGACATCATCGAGGCCATTCTGGCCGGCAGACTCGCTAAGACCGATATCCGGTGGAAGCCGGATTCCGCGGTGTGCGTTGTCATGGCATCGGGGGGCTATCCCGGGAACTATGAGAAGGGCGTCGAGATTACCGGGCTGGAGCGGGCGGCGGAGCGCAGCAATGCCATGGTCTTTCATTCGGGGACGTCGGTCAGGAATGGAAAGATCGTAACCGACGGCGGAAGGGTGCTCGGCGTGACCGGGCTCGGCCCTACGGTGGCCGCGGCCATCGACAGCGCCTATGCGGCTGTTCACGATATCTCTTTTCAGGGGGCGCACTACCGGAGGGACATCGGCGCACGGGCGCTCGAGACGGGTACGTAACGAAACGACGCACGAAAAGTTCACATTTCTAATATTGCAGAGGAGTTCATCATGGGAAAACCACTGGTTGGAATACTGATGGGGAGCGATTCGGACCTCCCGATCATGCAGGAGGCGGCAGCGATGCTGCAGGAGTTCGGCATCGATTATGAGATGACGATAGCCTCAGCCCACCGTACGCCGAAGAAAGTGCTGGAATATGCCCAGAGCGCCGAGAAGCGCGGACTGAAGGTCCTGATCGCCGGAGCGGGCTGGGCCGCCCATCTGGCCGGCGTCGTTGCCTCTCATACCACGCTGCCGGTGATCGGCGTGCCGATCGATTCTTCACCGCTCAAGGGGCTCGATGCACTTCTTGCGACTGCCCAAATGCCCGGCGGTGTGCCGGTCGCAACGATGTCACTGGGCAAAGGCGGCGCGAAAAACGCAGGCGTATTTGCAGCACAGATCATCGGCGTTGGCGATGTGAAGGTCGCGAACCGGATAAAGGTCTTCAAAGTGGAGATGGAACGGGACGTGGAGGACAAGGCAAGGCGGCTCCAGGCGATTTCGACGGTTTCGACGGCCCAGAAGGAGGCGGCTCCCATTGAGGCTGCAGGCGCCGGTCCGGCAAAGAAGAAATCCCGCCGCCGGCGCTGGAAGAAAAAGCCGGCAGGCTCCGCGCCACAAGGGCCGGCATCGTGAAGACCGAGCTTGAATGCCTGCCCTGCTTCTTCGGGCAGGTCCGGCGCACGCTCACCCATGCAGGAGTGAACGGCGAGCGAGGACGGGAGATAGCCCGCAGGGCCGAAGCGATCATTAACAAGGCTTCGCTCGATGAGGTTCCCGCTCGCACGACCACCATTATCCACAGACTTCTGCGCCGGGAAACCGGGATCGACCCCTACCAGCGGCTGAAGGATGAGTACAACCGGATCGCCCTCGAAATACTGCCGGGTGTAGAGGCCCGCGCCCTGGCCGTGTCGGACCGGCTGGAAGGAGCGGTCCGTGCGGCGATCGCGGGAAATGTCATTGATTTCGGAATCTACGACAGCATCGATCTCGAACGGGCGATCGATGACTCATTCTCACTTCCCTTGTCGCATGCGGACTATGCTGCGTTCGCCCAGGCGCTCGAGGGATCTCGGAACATTCTCTATCTCTGCGACAACGCCGGCGAGATCGTCTTCGACCGCATCCTGATCCAAGCCCTGCGGGAGCAGGGCCGGTCCGTGACGGCCGTTGTGAAGGGATCCCCGGTGATCAACGATGCCACGCTTGAGGATGCCGCTGCTGTCGGGCTGTCCGAATTCGCGGAGGTCATTGACAACGGCAACGACGGGATCGGAACGCTGCTGGAATGTTGCTCCCCGCGCTTCCTGGCCGCGTATTTTTCGGCGGATCTCATCGTCAGTAAGGGACAGGCCAACTACGAGACTCTCGCGAAGGAGGACAACGACCGCATATTTTTCCTGTTCAAGGTCAAGTGCCCTGTCGTGGCCGGGGCGCTTAAGCGGAACAACGGAGACATCGTTCTGATGAGGAACGGGTGAGACATCGGAACACGGATCGCATCCGGTTGATTGTGTGCAGGAGAGCCCGGGATGGCCGCTGATATCATCAAGATTGATCCCGCCCATCCGGAATTTGCATTTGTCCGCTGCAGGGATGTGATCTCGCGGGGAGGGGTTGTCATCTATCCCACGGATACCTTTTATGGTCTGGGAGTCGACCCCGCCAATGCCGAGGCTGTCAAGAGGCTCTTTTCCATCAAGGGGAGATCCGTGGACCAGCCAATCCTCCTTTTGATCAGGGACGGCATTGAGGTAGGGAACTGGGTCGCTGAATTGAACGCCGAAGGCCGGCGACTGATGGCGGCCTACTGGCCGGGGCCACTCACGCTCGTGTTCACCGCAGGGAGCCGGGTGCTCCCCCTGCTGACAGGGGGGAGCGGCACCATCGGGATCAGGGTGCCGGGCAGTGAACTGACGAGGCAGCTGCTTTCGTTCATCGGCACCGCGCTTACCGGAACGAGCGCAAATCGCTCCGGCCAGGAAAGCCCCACTACGGCGGAACAAGCGGCCTCGTCCCTGGGCTCGCAGGTGGATCTGATCCTCGACGCCGGAGCAGCGCCCGGGGGCCTACCCTCCACCATCGCCGATGTGAGCACGGGCCGTGTGTGCGTTATTCGCGAGGGGGCTGTGAGGCTTTCACCGTAAATCGGACCGCGCCGCTTTCCGGGACTGCAGCCTTCCGGTCGCGAGTTGGACGATCCCATTTCATACGACAGCAATCGATGGTTCCCCGAAGCCGCGGCGAACTTCGGCTCTGAAAAGGACGGACGATGAAAAAAGTTTTTGTGCTGGACACCAATGTGTTGCTCCATGACCCGCGGGCGATCTTTGCGTTCGAGGACAATGATGTCGTGATCCCGATCGTGGTGATCGAGGAACTGGACAAGTTCAAAAAGGGGATCGATGAAATCGGCAGGAACGCCCGCCAGGTGTCGCGAATCCTTGATGAATACCGTCAGAAGGGAAAGCTCTCCCAAGGGGTGACGCTTGAGGGCGGCGGGAACCTCCGCGTTGAGTTGAACCACCAATCTCCGGAATATCTCCCGCACGAGTTGATCGCGGCCAAGGCAGACAACCGCATCCTCGCGACGGCCTTGAACCTGAAGCATGATGATCTTCCCGTGGTCCTCGTGACCAAGGACACGAACCTGAGGATCAAGGCAGATGCCGTGGGCATCCATGCCGAGGACTTCGAGTCCGAGACGATCATGATCGATGAGCTCTATTCCGGAGAACTGGAGCTTGCCGTCGAGCCCTCCGCGATCGAGGAGTTCTACGCTAATGGGGAACTGCCGGCAGCCGATCCCCGGCCTTACGCAAACCAGTTCGTGCTCCTCAAGAACAAGGCCAATGCATCGCAGACCGCTCTTGCCCGGTACAGCCAGCAGAAGTTCTCCTTTGTGCCGATCGCCAACGTGAAGCACGGGGTCTGGGGCATCACCGCCCGGAACAAACAGCAGCAATTTGCTCTCGATCTGCTGTTGAATGATGACATCCGCCTCGTGACGCTGGTGGGCAAAGCCGGCACCGGCAAGACTCTTCTGGCGCTGGCGGCGGGACTTGAGAAGACCATCGATTCCCGTTCATTCCTGCGCCTCGTCGTATCCCGCCCCGTATTCCCCATGGGGAAGGACATCGGCTTCCTGCCGGGCGATATCGAAGAGAAGCTCAAGCCCTGGATGCAGCCGATACGCGATAACCTCGACTTCCTCGTTGGTTCCTCGGCGCAGCCGGGCAGGGCGAAGGGGAAAAAGGACCTGCAGAGCCTTTTCGACCTCGGCATGATCGAGGTGGAGCCGCTCACGTATATCCGCGGTCGCAGCATGCCCAACCAGTATCTGATCGTCGACGAAGCTCAGAACCTGACGCCCCACGAGATCAAGACGATCATAACGCGGGCCGGCGAGGGCACAAAAGTCGTGCTCACGGGCGACCCCTACCAGATCGACAACCCCTACATTGACTCTTCAAGCAACGGCCTTTCCTATGTTGTTGAACGGTTCAAATCTGAGTCGCTCGCGGGACACATCACCCTGGTCAAGGGTGAGCGATCGGATCTCGCCGAACTCGCAGCAACCTTGCTGTAAAGTCAAAAGTTGTTTCCATTCTTTTTTCCCTTACCGCCCTGTCTGCAGGGCGGCTTTCTGGCGGCACCGGCGGTCCCCAGCAGGAACGGGCAACGAGTGACGCTCGCTGCGATGCCTGAAAAGCCTTGACACCGATTACGCTAGTATGTTAATTTTAAAAATCTTTTGTGCCAGGCGGGAGGCGCTGCATTGGAAAATCAAAAAGGGCTTGTGGAAATTGCCGCGGAGAAGGTATGGAAATTCCTTTCCTCAGTAAAGCTCGCTGTCATACTGCTCATTATTCTGGCCATCGTATCGGTCATCGGCACGGTCATCCAGCAGAATGAATCCCCCGAAAGGTATCTGCGCGAATACAGCCAGACCACCGTCACGCTGTTCGAGGCGATCGGCTTCTTCGATATGTATCACACGTGGTGGTTCGTGCTTCTTCTGTTCCTGCTTACGGCTAACCTGACGGTCTGCACGCTCGACCGGTTCCCTCCGACCTGGAGAATCATCAAAGCGCCTCTCAAACCGATTGAGGACGAGGGCTTGAAGGCCCTGCCGTTCAAGCAGGAGATCGTCTTCAAGGGGGATGCTGGATCGGCACTGGAGCGCGTGTCCCGTACGCTTGCCGCCCACCACTACCGGGTCAGCGAGTATCACGGAGCAGGGGCCATTCAGCTTATGACGCAAAAGGGCGCTTACAGCCGTCTCGGATACATCATCACCCATGTCAGCATCCTGCTCGTGTTCATCGGCGCCCTGATCGGGGCGTTTTTCGGGTTCAAGGCGTTCTTGAACCTGCCGGAGGGCGGCGCATCGAAAGTCGTATATCTCAGGAACGAGCCCATGTGGGACAAGATCGTGGACTCGCTGGGAGTTGCTAAAAGTCCTGTCATCCCGAGCGCGGAAGGAGGCCTGCCGGCAATGCCGCTGGGTTATTTCGTCCGCTGCGACAACTTCGACGTCGACTACTACATCAATGCCAAAGGAATGCCGACCGGCATGCCTTCCGAGTACCACAGCACGCTGAGCGTGTTCGACCAGAACGGGCAAAAAATACTCGACAAGCGGATCCGCGTGAACGATCCGCTGACCTTTCACGGCATTACCTTCTATCAGTCCAGCTACGGCATGATCCCCGACGGACGCGGCAAGATCGTCCTGAACGTCCGCCGCAAGGACAGTCCCCGGTCCGAAGGCGAAACGATCGCTCTGGATCCCGGTCAAGCGCAGTATGTGCCGTCGATCGACCGGACGATCAAAGCAGTCAGCTTCGCCCCCTACGGAATGCGCGACCCGGCAACCGGCCAAGTCCAATTCTTTCACACCGAGAACGACGAACTGATCAACCCGACGGTAGAAGTGGAGATACTGAAGGGCACGACGCTTGTCTCCAGGAGTTATCTGCTGAAGATCGACCCACTCCAGCCTTCCCTTCCCGAGGATTATGTGATCAGCTTCGTGGAGTACTGGGGCGCCCGTTACACGGGACTCCAGGTGACGAAGGACCCCGGCGTATGGATCGTTTATACGGGTTTTATCCTGCTCTGCATTGGTCCGCTCATCGCATTCTTCGGCTCCCATCGTAAGCTCTGGGTGAGGATCCAGGATCGGAAAGGGCAGGCGGTCGTCACGGTGGCCGGCTCGTCCAACCGCAACCGGATCGGATTCGAGCGGGAGTTCAGCCGGATCGTTGACAAGATCAGGTAGTAATTTCAGGGAGGAATCGATTGATGAATAGCTCCTTACTTTTTAATATCGCCACACTGGCTTACCTCGTTGCCATGGTCCTGTACATCAGCTTTCTGGCATTCAAGAAGGAAGCCATCGGAAAGACTGCATCCATTATCACCTATACCGGGTTCGCGATCCAGACCGCTGCATTGTTCACGCGGTGGTGGGAGTCTTACCAGATGGACATCGGCAGGGTGCCCTTGTCGAACCTGTTCGAATCACTCGTATTCTTCACGTGGAGCACGGTTCTCATCTACATCATCGTCGAGTTGAAGTACAAGACGAGGGTCTTTGGTGCCTTCGTTCTGCCCGTGGCGTTTCTAGCGCTGGCGTTTATCAATGTCTCCGGCATCAGCAGCGAGATCACGCCGCTCGTCCCTGCCCTCAAGAGCAACTGGCTGTTCTACCATGTACTCGTGAGCTTCCTCGGGTACGCCGCGTTCGGCATCGCCTTCGCCATCAGCATGCTCTATCTGCTCATGGACACCGAGGACCGCGGCACGTCCTTCAATATGGTCTCTGGCATCGTTGCGATCCTTGCCCTTGCAACGCTCGGCTATATCATGGCGGGTCATGGCATGAAAACCTCATTCTGGCTGGGCCTTGGAGTACTGGTACTGGCGTGGTTCATCTTCCTCATCGTCTCCGGTTCCCGCCACAAGGCGCAGGTCTTCCTTTTCTGGTCGTTCTGCGTGACGCTGGCGGTCGGCCTGCTGATAGCCATGGGCATCGATTTCGTTTATCTCATCCAGCTCAAGAATCTGGCCGCCGGGGAGTCTTTCAAGAAACACATGTTCGAAGCCACCTTCGTCAGTTCCTCGCTGCCGGTGGTGCTCGTCAGCTGGGCGGTCATCATCGCGATCTTCGTGATCGTCTGGTTGCGGGGAATGCGTCTGAAGTCCTTCCTGCATCAGTACATGCCGACGATGGACCAGCTGGACGATGTGACGTACAAAATGATCGCGATCGGCTGGCCGCTGCTGACCGCCGGCATCATCACCGGGGCGGTCTGGGCAAACAGCGCCTGGGGAACGTACTGGAGCTGGGACCCGAAAGAGACCTGGTCGCTCATCACCTGGTTCGTGTACGCCATCTATCTCCACGCACGGTATGTCCGAGGTTGGAAGGGCAGCCAGATGGCGGTTATCTCCGCGGTCGGTTTCCTCGCGGTTATCTTTACCTATCTGGGTGTCAATCTCGTTCTTTCCGGTCTTCATTCCTACGGTGGCATGAATTAAGGCATCCCTTCCCACATCGACAGCAAGGACGCCGGACATCGATCACGATGCCGGCGTTTCTTTTTTCACGGTCCTGGAATCCGCCGGTCCAACCAAGGCTCCGCTTGATCGATATGCTATACTTTAACCAAGACAGACAGTCCCTTTACGGTCCAGGTTTGAACCCGGGAGGTGCCCCATGAGAGAATTCAGATGTGCAAGTCTAGGGAACAAGTGTTCGTGGAGACATGTTGCAACGGAAGAGCTGCTCGCCGACATGGTCGCGCTCCATCTGCGGGATGTCCATGGCATACCAGCGGTGACTCCTGAACTGCTGGGGAGCATAAAAAAGGCCTATTCCCCGGCGGGGCCAGAGGCAGTTGCCGAGGCAACTGCTGCCGGGATGAAGGTGTATGACTGTGACCTTGGCCCCGGCTGCAGGTGGAAATATATCGCGATGACCGAAGAACTGATCGCTGACGGCACAGCGGTTCATGCGCGAGAAGTTCATGGAATCAGGGATTTTTCACCGGAGATGGCGGCCCGCGTAAAACGGTCTATCCGCACGTGGAGCGGGGAGGGGCTGCAGAAGAAGACAGCATGACATGCTGTGAGGGAGGGAAGACGGCAAACTGCCTTCCCTCTTATCGTTTCACGGTAACATCAACCCGTTTGTCGATGGAATAGATAGGATATATCTTAAAGTCCTTGACCCAGGGCTGAACGACGAAATAATCGGCCCGGTGCCACATGAAAACCCAGGGCGCGTTCCGGATGATGCGGTCCTCGGCCTTGCGGTAGAGCGCATACCGTTGGCGTTCGATCATAGTGTGCTGTGCAGCCTCGATCAGCCGGTCGAGTTCGGGGTCGTTGCACCGGGTACGGTTGCCTCCGGAGCCGACGCTTGCCGAATGGAACAGCGGGAAGAGAAAGTTCTCCGGATCCGGGTAGTCCGCCCACCACGAGAGCCAGAAGGCGTCAGGCTCTCCTTCGTTCACCGCGTGTTTGAAAGCGCTCCAGTCCAGTTGGGTGATCGTGGCGTTCAATCCCGCATTCCCGAGATAACGCTGGATGACTTCCACGATATCCAGCACCTCGGGATCTGCCGGGATGTAGATCCTGACGTCAGTTCCCTTCGCCCGCGCCTCCTCAATCAATTCTTTTGCCTTCCGCGGATCGTATTGATACCCGCCCGAGATCAGCGTCAGCCGGTCGTTCTTCCAGAGTCCGGGAGGGATCGGGCCTGAAGCGAGCACACCCCTTTTTTCAAAGAGGGTATTCAGGATATGCTGCCGGTCAATGGCCATGTTCACAGCCTGCCGTACGCGGATATCGTCAAAGGGGGGACGGGTGCAGTTCAGACCGAGATAGTAGCTGTTCAACCCTGGCTTGCCGTAGACGTGATCCCGCCATGCTGGATCGGTGGTGTAGCGCCTGTATTCGGAGGAAGGTATCTGGAGGATGTCGAGCCTGCCGGTTTCGAATTCCACGACGGCGGTGAGATCCTCGGGTATGACCCGGTACGAGATGCCGTTCAGCTTTGGACGTCCTTCGAAGTAGTCCTCCCTCGCAGAAAGGGTGATAGACTGGCCGTGTTTCCATTCGGTCAGCACGTAGGGTCCGCTGCCGACCGGATGAGTGCCGAAATCCTGTCCCAGCCGGTCAACTTCCTCCCGGGGTACGACATAGGCGGTCGTCATGGCCAGAAGCGACAGGAAGGGTCCGAAGGGCTGCCTGAGAGTGAGCGCCAGGGTGTGATCATTAACGACCCGGATTCCGGATATCTTCCGGGATCTGCCGGCGAGATAATCGTCGGCTCCCTCGATCTTGTCCAGGACCCAGGTAAGAGGCGCCTTTGATGCGGGCGTCAGGACCCGCTCGAAGGAGTAGCGGAAATCGTCCGCTGTCACCCGGCGGCCGTTGCTGAAGCGGACGTCCCGTCTCAAGCGGAACGTGTAGGTCCGCTGATCCGGAGAGAGCGACCAGGACCGGGCTATGTCAGGCACAATGTCGAGATTTTCGTTGAAGCGGACCAGTCCGTTGAAGAGCTTTGCGGCGATCGAGCCGCCCATGACATCGGTGATGAGTGCGGGATCAAGCGTGGTCGGATTGGTGTTCAGCCGGAGATAGAGGTAGCCGGGAAGCAGACTGTCGTCGGCTTTCCGGCATGCAGCGGGGAAAACCGAGATCAGGATGAACGCGATAAGGAACAGCAGTGCGCGTGTGAATGCCCCGTCATTTCCGGGACGCGTTGATAAGCGCCGTAAAAAGCTTTTTTGTGTACCGGTCATTGATCGTTTTTTCCGGATGCCACTGGACAGCGATCAGAAAGGTGTTCTTTCCGCGGGATTCCAGGGCTTCAAAGACACCGTCCGACGACACGGCGGCAAGCCTCAGCCCCCGTCCGGGGTTTTTGATGCTCTGGTGATGCGAACTTCTCACCTTGAGGGAGCAGTCGCCTTTTTGG
This genomic interval from Nitrospirota bacterium contains the following:
- a CDS encoding IclR family transcriptional regulator gives rise to the protein MVTKREKANYTIQSVSHALDILESFTKTEDELGVTELSKRLGLHKNNVFRLLATLEHRGYIDQNKATENYRLGPKTLQIGAIFIEQRECRRQARPIIENLMARSGETAVVAVLRGIKVIYMDSVETNRTVRAVSRIGAMLPAHCTAMGKAQLAVLPVEEIERLYPEASLQPMTEKSIKTREALLTELRKTANKGYAIENEECDLDVRSAAVPVRDFSKNVIAAIGIVAPSARLTDERLENGGVLSFIQEAGKALSSKLGYIAPSGKK
- the larE gene encoding ATP-dependent sacrificial sulfur transferase LarE: MTIEHKWEHLKELLREMGSAVIAYSGGVDSSLVLRAAVEVMGPRVIAVTADSQTYPPAELAEASGFARSLGVDHRVIQTDELACEEFAANPPDRCYFCKKELFGKLKDIAGGEGIPFILDGSNADDLKDFRPGSRAAAEFRVRSPLREAGFTKNDVRDCARLLALPLWDKPSAACLSSRIPYGRRITPDILKTILSAEDHLHALGIGQVRVRHHGDTARIEIDRRDFSLLLSDETARTIVSGLKALGYTYVCIDLEGYRTGSMNEGILRHTEGGAGSREKMMLDAGCRKP
- the purD gene encoding phosphoribosylamine--glycine ligase translates to MKVLVVGGGGREHALVWKIAQSPRVKRIFAAPGNAGIANLAECVPIKAEDIKGLLEFARSRAVDLTLVGPEGPLSMGIVDEFTKAGLSIFGPSGKAAIIEGSKRFSKDLMKKYDIPTADYAVFTDQARAEAYVRDKGAPIVVKADGLAAGKGVVVAESVEDAVNALDLIMAQKAYGAAGERVVVEECLKGEEASFMAFSDGKTVVPMASSQDHKRVFDADKGPNTGGMGAYSPAPIVTAKLERQVMETIMIPTVRAMEKEDRLFQGVLYAGLMIHNGEARVLEFNARFGDPETQPIMARLDTDLIDIIEAILAGRLAKTDIRWKPDSAVCVVMASGGYPGNYEKGVEITGLERAAERSNAMVFHSGTSVRNGKIVTDGGRVLGVTGLGPTVAAAIDSAYAAVHDISFQGAHYRRDIGARALETGT
- a CDS encoding ARMT1-like domain-containing protein; its protein translation is MKTELECLPCFFGQVRRTLTHAGVNGERGREIARRAEAIINKASLDEVPARTTTIIHRLLRRETGIDPYQRLKDEYNRIALEILPGVEARALAVSDRLEGAVRAAIAGNVIDFGIYDSIDLERAIDDSFSLPLSHADYAAFAQALEGSRNILYLCDNAGEIVFDRILIQALREQGRSVTAVVKGSPVINDATLEDAAAVGLSEFAEVIDNGNDGIGTLLECCSPRFLAAYFSADLIVSKGQANYETLAKEDNDRIFFLFKVKCPVVAGALKRNNGDIVLMRNG
- a CDS encoding L-threonylcarbamoyladenylate synthase; translated protein: MAADIIKIDPAHPEFAFVRCRDVISRGGVVIYPTDTFYGLGVDPANAEAVKRLFSIKGRSVDQPILLLIRDGIEVGNWVAELNAEGRRLMAAYWPGPLTLVFTAGSRVLPLLTGGSGTIGIRVPGSELTRQLLSFIGTALTGTSANRSGQESPTTAEQAASSLGSQVDLILDAGAAPGGLPSTIADVSTGRVCVIREGAVRLSP
- a CDS encoding PhoH family protein: MKKVFVLDTNVLLHDPRAIFAFEDNDVVIPIVVIEELDKFKKGIDEIGRNARQVSRILDEYRQKGKLSQGVTLEGGGNLRVELNHQSPEYLPHELIAAKADNRILATALNLKHDDLPVVLVTKDTNLRIKADAVGIHAEDFESETIMIDELYSGELELAVEPSAIEEFYANGELPAADPRPYANQFVLLKNKANASQTALARYSQQKFSFVPIANVKHGVWGITARNKQQQFALDLLLNDDIRLVTLVGKAGTGKTLLALAAGLEKTIDSRSFLRLVVSRPVFPMGKDIGFLPGDIEEKLKPWMQPIRDNLDFLVGSSAQPGRAKGKKDLQSLFDLGMIEVEPLTYIRGRSMPNQYLIVDEAQNLTPHEIKTIITRAGEGTKVVLTGDPYQIDNPYIDSSSNGLSYVVERFKSESLAGHITLVKGERSDLAELAATLL
- a CDS encoding cytochrome c biogenesis protein ResB; this encodes MENQKGLVEIAAEKVWKFLSSVKLAVILLIILAIVSVIGTVIQQNESPERYLREYSQTTVTLFEAIGFFDMYHTWWFVLLLFLLTANLTVCTLDRFPPTWRIIKAPLKPIEDEGLKALPFKQEIVFKGDAGSALERVSRTLAAHHYRVSEYHGAGAIQLMTQKGAYSRLGYIITHVSILLVFIGALIGAFFGFKAFLNLPEGGASKVVYLRNEPMWDKIVDSLGVAKSPVIPSAEGGLPAMPLGYFVRCDNFDVDYYINAKGMPTGMPSEYHSTLSVFDQNGQKILDKRIRVNDPLTFHGITFYQSSYGMIPDGRGKIVLNVRRKDSPRSEGETIALDPGQAQYVPSIDRTIKAVSFAPYGMRDPATGQVQFFHTENDELINPTVEVEILKGTTLVSRSYLLKIDPLQPSLPEDYVISFVEYWGARYTGLQVTKDPGVWIVYTGFILLCIGPLIAFFGSHRKLWVRIQDRKGQAVVTVAGSSNRNRIGFEREFSRIVDKIR
- the ccsA gene encoding cytochrome c biogenesis protein CcsA, with the translated sequence MNSSLLFNIATLAYLVAMVLYISFLAFKKEAIGKTASIITYTGFAIQTAALFTRWWESYQMDIGRVPLSNLFESLVFFTWSTVLIYIIVELKYKTRVFGAFVLPVAFLALAFINVSGISSEITPLVPALKSNWLFYHVLVSFLGYAAFGIAFAISMLYLLMDTEDRGTSFNMVSGIVAILALATLGYIMAGHGMKTSFWLGLGVLVLAWFIFLIVSGSRHKAQVFLFWSFCVTLAVGLLIAMGIDFVYLIQLKNLAAGESFKKHMFEATFVSSSLPVVLVSWAVIIAIFVIVWLRGMRLKSFLHQYMPTMDQLDDVTYKMIAIGWPLLTAGIITGAVWANSAWGTYWSWDPKETWSLITWFVYAIYLHARYVRGWKGSQMAVISAVGFLAVIFTYLGVNLVLSGLHSYGGMN
- a CDS encoding DUF1059 domain-containing protein encodes the protein MREFRCASLGNKCSWRHVATEELLADMVALHLRDVHGIPAVTPELLGSIKKAYSPAGPEAVAEATAAGMKVYDCDLGPGCRWKYIAMTEELIADGTAVHAREVHGIRDFSPEMAARVKRSIRTWSGEGLQKKTA